Genomic DNA from Streptomyces sp. PCS3-D2:
ATCCCTTCACGTCGGGGTCGGGTACGGCGGCCGGAGACTGGTGGCCGCCGGGCGGGAGAGCGGGCGCCCCCACACCGTCAAAAATACCCCCGGGGGTACCCGTGCTAGTCTCGATGCATACCCCCGGGGGTAAAAGAGCAGCCGAAAGGAGCAACCGCGTGTTCTTCATCGACACCATCGAGACCGAGGGCCTGGGAAACCGCAGCTATCTCGCCGGCGGCGGCACGACCGCCGTCGTGGTCGACCCGCCGCGCGACATCGACCGGGTCCTCTCGGCGGCAGCCCTGCGCGGCGTGCGGATCTCCCACGTGGTGGAGACCCACGTCCACAACGACTACGTCACCGGCGGCCTGGACCTGGCCCGCCTGACCGGCGCCGCCTACCTGGTGCCGGCCGCCGCCCGCGTCTCCTTCGCCCGCACCCCGGTCGCGGACGGCGACACCGTCGGCGTCGACGACGGCATCACGCTGCGGGCGCTGGCCACCCCCGGCCACACCCCCCACCACACCTCCTACGTCCTCCAGGAGGACGGGCGGATCGCGGCGGTCTTCACCGGCGGTTCGCTGCTGATCGGCTCGGTGGGCCGCCCCGACCTGGTCGAACCGCGCCTGACCGCACAGCTGGCCCGCGCCCAGCACGCCTCGGCGCACCGCCTGGCCGCCGAGCTCCCCGACGAGACGCCGGTGCTGCCCACCCACGGGTTCGGCAGCTTCTGCTCCTCCTCCCAGGCCGAGGGCGACGCCACCACCATCGGCAAGGAGAAGACCGCCAACGACGCCCTGGTCAAGGACGTCGACTCCTTCGTCGCCGGCCTGCTGGCCGGCCTGGACGACGTACCCGCCTACTACGCGCACATGGGTCCGACCAACGCCGCCGGCCCCACCCCGGTCGACCTCGCCGCTCCGCCCCTGACCGACGCCGCCGACATCGCAGCCCGCCTGGCCGCCGGGGAATGGGTCGTCGACCTGCGCAACCGCATCGCGTTCGCCGCCGGGCACGTCGCGGGCTCGTTCAATTTCGAGGCCGACGGGAAGATCGCCACCTACCTGGCCTGGATGATCCCCTGGGGCAAGCCCGTCACCCTGCTCGCCGACTCACCCGCCCAGCTCGCCGCCGCCCAGCGCGAACTGGTCCGCGTCGGCATCGACCGCCCCGCAGCCGCGGCCACCGGGACCCCCGCCGACTGGATACCCGAAGGCCACACCCCCCGCGCCTTCCCCCGCGCCACCTTCGCCGACCTCGCCGAGCAGACACCCGGCACCGTGGTCCTCGACGTGCGCCGCGACTCCGAGCGCGCCGCGGCGTTCATCACCGGATCCACCCACATCCCGGTCCACGACCTCCACCGCCGCCTGGCCGACGTCCCGGCAGGGACCGTTTGGGTCCACTGCGCCGGAGGCATGCGCGCGGGCATCGCCGCCTCCCTCCTGGACGCGGCCGGACGCGATGTCGTCGCCGTCGACGACTCCTTCGACGCCGCGGCGCGAGCCGGCCTGCCCCTCACCAGCGGCGGCCACACCCCCTGATCCCAGCCCCCGACCCCACCCCACCCCACCCCACCGACCCGGAAGGAAGGCGCATGATCTCCTTCTTCCGCCGCGGCGCCGCCCGCGGCAGCGCCCGCGTCACCCCCACCCAGGCCCACCAGCGCACCACCGACGGACACGCCGTGCTCCTCGACGTGCGCGAACAGGTCGAGTGGAACGCCGGACACGCCCCCGGCGCCGTCCACGCCCCGCTCTCCCGCCTCCTGGCCGGCGCCGCCCTGCCCGCCGCCGCCGAGAACCGGCCGCTGGTGGTGATCTGCCGCTCCGGACACCGCTCCCAGCAGGCCGCCGAACTCCTGACCGACCGCGGCGCCCAGGCCGTCGACGTCAAGGGCGGCATGAACGCCTGGGCCTCGGCCGGACTCCCGGTCGTCGACGCACGCGGAAGCAGCGGCCGGACGGCGTGAGCACGCTCCTCCTCGCCCTCGCCGCCGGAGCCGTCATAGGACTGGCCCTCGGGGCACTCGGCGGCGGTGGCAGCGTGCTGGCCGTCCCCGCCCTGATCTACCTCCTCGGCTTCACCCCGGCCGCCGCGACCACCGCTTCCCTCGTCATCGTCACCGCCACCTCCGCCACCGCCCTGTACACCCACGCCACGTCCGGCAACGTCCGCTGGAGGACCGGTGCCCTGTTCGCCGCCGCCGGCATCCCACCCGCCATCGCCACCGCCACCCTCTCCGCCCGCGTCCCCGAAGCGGTACTGACGGCCGCGTTCGCCGTGATCGCAGCCCTCGCCGCCCTCGCCATGTTCAGACCCCCGGCCACCGAGCGGCAGCCCCGGCCCGCACGGCCCGCACGGGCCGCGGGAGCGGGCGCCGGACTCGGCGCGGCCACCGGCTTCCTCGGCGTCGGCGGCGGCTTCCTCGCCGTCCCCGCCCTCGTCTCCGTCCTCGGACTGCGCATGCGCACCGCGGTCGGCACCAGTCTCCTGATCATCACCGTCAACTCGCTCGCCGCGCTCACCGCCCGGGCCGGCACCCACACCCCGCTGCACTGGGCAGTCATCGCCCCCTTCACGGGCGCGGCGATCCTCGGCGCCTGGGACGGCAAACGCCTCGCATCGAAGATCTCCGGCCCCGCCCTGCAGCGGACCTTCGCGGCCGTCCTGCTGGCCGTCGCCGCCCTCATGCTCGCCGACGCCCTCCGCTGACCGCACCGGGGCTCGACCCTCCGACCGCACCACGCCCCCCATGTCCCCCGACCCCCCACACAAGGACGGAACACCGCACCGTGCCCCATCCCCGCGCCCTCGACGCCCACCAGGCCCACAGCCGCCTCCACGAACTGGTCGTCCTCGACGTCCGCACCCCCGGCGAATACGCCACCGGACACCTTCCCGGCGCCCTCAACATCCCCCTCGACCACCTCACCGGCGCCCTGCCCGACATCCGCAAGGCCGCCGAACGCGGCGACATCCTGGTCGTCTGCGCCTCCGGCGCCCGCTCCGAGAGCGCCTGCAGGACCCTCGCCGACGCCGGCGTCACCACCGCCACCCTCGCGGGCGGCACCACCGCCTGGGCCGACGGCGGCCACCCCCTCCACCATCCCGAAAGCAGCCGCAGCACCTGGGCCATGGAACGCCAGGTCCGCTTCACCGCCGGCGCCGTCGTCCTGACCGGCCTCGCCCTCGGCCGCCTGCGGCCCGCCTTCCGCCTCACCTCCGCAGGCATCGCCGGCGGCCTGGTCTTCTCCGCCCTCACCAACACCTGCGGCATGGCGGCCCTCCTCGCCAAACTCCCCCACAACCGCCCCCGCCAGGGCGACCTCGAAGCCGCCCTCGCCTCCCTCCGCGGCTGACCCCACCACCCACCCATACCCCCTGGGGTACCATGGAGTGATCGAGCACAAGCCCAGGAGGCACCGGTGAAAGTCGACGAAGAAGCCGTCAGCGCAGTCCTCAACCGGCTGCGCCGCGCACAGGGCCAGCTCGCCGGAGTCATCGCCATGATCGAAGCCGGGCGCGACTGCAAGGACGTCGTCACCCAGCTCGCCGCCGTCTCCAAAGCCCTCGACCGCGCGGGCTTCAAAATCGTCGCCAGCGGCATGCGCCAGTGCATGGCCGACGCCGACGCGAGCCAGGCCCCGATGTCCGAGGAAGAACTCGAAAAGCTCTTCCTCGCCCTCGCCTGAACCCGCCCCCCCCTGCCCGACGCCCGCCCGGCGCGAGCCCCCCGCCCGTGGGCCGGGCAGGCCGGACCCGGGAGGGCTCCCGGGTCCGGGGCTCAGCCCGCCGAGAGGCGGAAGGTCATGTTCCCGAAGCTGACCTGGTCCCCGTCCCGGACGACCGCGGAGCCGGTCACCCGGCGCCCGTTGACACTCGTCCCGTTGGTGGAGCCGAGGTCCGTGAGCACCCACACCCCGTCGCGCAGGCTCAGTTCCGCGTGCGCGCGGGAGACGGTCTCGTGGCTGAGCCGCAGCCCGTTGTTGGGGTCGCGGCCGATCCGCAGGGCCGCCGCGCTCGGATGCGGCAGCAGCAGCTTGGGCAGCCGCTCGGCGTTCCAGGCGCGACGAACCCCGGCGGACACCGCCGAGACCCGACCCACCCAGCCGAACAGCCGACGGATCCAAGGGCTTTCGGCGGCCTCCCTGGACCCGAGGTCGGAAGTGAGGACCGCGAGGTCCTCGGAACGGCGGGCCACCAGGGCGAGTTCCATGCGGCGTATGAAGGTGTCGTGGGACAGCTTGCCGAGGGCCGCGCCCTCCCTGAGCTGGCCCAGCGCGCAGTCTCGCTCGGCGTCCGACAGCCGCGGCGCGGGGAAGGCAGGAAGTTCGAAACTCGACGTCACAGGGTGATTGTCGGCCCGTCGGGGGCCGAGTGTCCAGAACTCCCCCGCCAGGGGCGGAATGATGGGCACGATGAGCACGCTGGACGCCGCCGACAGACGAGGGGACCGCCCGTGCAGTTCGAGGTGTGGGCACCGCTGACGGGCCGGGTCGCACTGCGACTCGACGACGTGACGTACGACATGGCACCCGATCGTGAGCGGGACGGCTGGTGGACGGTACAGGCGCCCGCCGGGGACGGCAGCCGCTACGGCTTCCTCCTGGACGGGGACACCCTCCCGCGGCCCGATCCGCGCGGCCGGCGGCTGCCGGACGGCCCCGACGGGCTGTCGGCCGTCGTCGACCTCGATGCCCTGGCCCCGCAGTCCGCACCGGCCGGCCCGCAGCCCCTCCCGCTCCAGGACGCCGTCCTGTACGAGCTCCACATCGGCACCTTCACCCCCGAGGGCACCTTCGACGCGGCCGCGGCCCGCCTCGGCCACCTCGTCTCCCTCGGCGTCACGCACGTCGAGCTGATGCCGGTGTGCTCCTTCTCCGGCCGGCACGGCTGGGGCTACGACGGGGTCGCGCCCTGGTCGGTGCACGAGCCGTACGGCGGCCCGGCGGGCCTGGCCCGGTTCACGGCAGCCGCGCACGCGGCCGGGCTCGGCGTGGTCCTCGACGTCGTACACAACCACCTCGGACCCTCCGGCAACCACCTGCCCGCCTTCGGCCCGTACTTCACCGACACCCACCACACCCCGTGGGGCGCCGCGGTGAACCTCGACGCGCCCGGCTCCGACGAGGTGCGCGCGTACCTCACCGGCAGCGCACTGGCCTGGCTGCGCGACTACGGCATCGACGGGCTGCGGCTGGACGCCGTCCACGCGCTGGCCGACGGACGTGCGCTGACCTTTCTGGAAGAGCTGTCCGCGGCCGTGGACGCGCTCGCCGCGGAGACCGGCCGGCCGCTGTTCCTGATCGCCGAGTCCGACCGGTGCGACCCGCGCACCACCACCCCCCGCGCCACCGGGGGCCTGGGGCTGAACGCCCAGTGGAACGACGACTTCCACCACGCCCTGCACTGCGCGCTGACCGGTGAATCCCAGGCGTATTACGCCGACTTCGCCGAGGCACCGCTGGCCGCCCTGGCCAAGACCCTGACCCGGGTCTTCTTCCACGACGGGACCTGGTCCTCCTTCCGGGGCCGCACGCACGGCCGGC
This window encodes:
- a CDS encoding sulfite exporter TauE/SafE family protein is translated as MSTLLLALAAGAVIGLALGALGGGGSVLAVPALIYLLGFTPAAATTASLVIVTATSATALYTHATSGNVRWRTGALFAAAGIPPAIATATLSARVPEAVLTAAFAVIAALAALAMFRPPATERQPRPARPARAAGAGAGLGAATGFLGVGGGFLAVPALVSVLGLRMRTAVGTSLLIITVNSLAALTARAGTHTPLHWAVIAPFTGAAILGAWDGKRLASKISGPALQRTFAAVLLAVAALMLADALR
- a CDS encoding DUF1707 and FHA domain-containing protein; this encodes MTSSFELPAFPAPRLSDAERDCALGQLREGAALGKLSHDTFIRRMELALVARRSEDLAVLTSDLGSREAAESPWIRRLFGWVGRVSAVSAGVRRAWNAERLPKLLLPHPSAAALRIGRDPNNGLRLSHETVSRAHAELSLRDGVWVLTDLGSTNGTSVNGRRVTGSAVVRDGDQVSFGNMTFRLSAG
- a CDS encoding rhodanese-like domain-containing protein — encoded protein: MISFFRRGAARGSARVTPTQAHQRTTDGHAVLLDVREQVEWNAGHAPGAVHAPLSRLLAGAALPAAAENRPLVVICRSGHRSQQAAELLTDRGAQAVDVKGGMNAWASAGLPVVDARGSSGRTA
- a CDS encoding MBL fold metallo-hydrolase — translated: MFFIDTIETEGLGNRSYLAGGGTTAVVVDPPRDIDRVLSAAALRGVRISHVVETHVHNDYVTGGLDLARLTGAAYLVPAAARVSFARTPVADGDTVGVDDGITLRALATPGHTPHHTSYVLQEDGRIAAVFTGGSLLIGSVGRPDLVEPRLTAQLARAQHASAHRLAAELPDETPVLPTHGFGSFCSSSQAEGDATTIGKEKTANDALVKDVDSFVAGLLAGLDDVPAYYAHMGPTNAAGPTPVDLAAPPLTDAADIAARLAAGEWVVDLRNRIAFAAGHVAGSFNFEADGKIATYLAWMIPWGKPVTLLADSPAQLAAAQRELVRVGIDRPAAAATGTPADWIPEGHTPRAFPRATFADLAEQTPGTVVLDVRRDSERAAAFITGSTHIPVHDLHRRLADVPAGTVWVHCAGGMRAGIAASLLDAAGRDVVAVDDSFDAAARAGLPLTSGGHTP
- a CDS encoding metal-sensitive transcriptional regulator, encoding MKVDEEAVSAVLNRLRRAQGQLAGVIAMIEAGRDCKDVVTQLAAVSKALDRAGFKIVASGMRQCMADADASQAPMSEEELEKLFLALA
- the treZ gene encoding malto-oligosyltrehalose trehalohydrolase, with the translated sequence MQFEVWAPLTGRVALRLDDVTYDMAPDRERDGWWTVQAPAGDGSRYGFLLDGDTLPRPDPRGRRLPDGPDGLSAVVDLDALAPQSAPAGPQPLPLQDAVLYELHIGTFTPEGTFDAAAARLGHLVSLGVTHVELMPVCSFSGRHGWGYDGVAPWSVHEPYGGPAGLARFTAAAHAAGLGVVLDVVHNHLGPSGNHLPAFGPYFTDTHHTPWGAAVNLDAPGSDEVRAYLTGSALAWLRDYGIDGLRLDAVHALADGRALTFLEELSAAVDALAAETGRPLFLIAESDRCDPRTTTPRATGGLGLNAQWNDDFHHALHCALTGESQAYYADFAEAPLAALAKTLTRVFFHDGTWSSFRGRTHGRPVDHRRTPAHRFVGYSQTHDQIGNRALGDRLSASLSPGLLACAATVALTGPFVPMLFMGEEWGARTPWQYFTDHPDPGLAEAVRDGRRREFAAHGWKAEEIPDPQDPATRDRSCLDWSEPEQPVHARLLDWYRTLVALRRTHPDLRDPDLAAVRVAHDEERRWLTFRRGDVRVAVNLSAEPVTIALGRNGVRVLASWEPLGHPGPDGRIHLPGESAAVLGP
- a CDS encoding rhodanese-like domain-containing protein; this translates as MPHPRALDAHQAHSRLHELVVLDVRTPGEYATGHLPGALNIPLDHLTGALPDIRKAAERGDILVVCASGARSESACRTLADAGVTTATLAGGTTAWADGGHPLHHPESSRSTWAMERQVRFTAGAVVLTGLALGRLRPAFRLTSAGIAGGLVFSALTNTCGMAALLAKLPHNRPRQGDLEAALASLRG